The genomic DNA AGGAACAGCCTATGCGATCTGGACCGGCATCGGTGCGGTGGGTGCGTTTCTGGTGGGCATTTTCATTCTCGGTGAGGCTGCAACCTTCTTCCGCGTTGCAAGCGTGACACTGATCCTCGCCGGCATCATCGGATTGAAACTCTCGTCCAGCTGATTCAATCCGCGTACAAAAGCAAAGGGAGGCGAAAGCCTCCCTTTTTCATGCGGTCAGAAATCGATCAGCGCACCTGATCGAGAAGACGCTTGCATTCGAGAAGATCGAACAACGCCTCCTGCAGAAGCGAGCGGTTGTCCTTTGAAGGCCGCTTTCCATCAGCTCCGATGGGGCCATCCTCCTCGCCCTTCAAGAGACCGAAGAGCTTGCGCGCCGGTTGCGGCGCCTTGATGCCGCTCGGCAGAGCCATTTCATTGTCAGCCGCCTCTTCGGCAGCCCGCTTATCAGCGGCAGCCTGCTTCTGGCGCGTAATCGCCTCAATCGCCTGAACGTCGCCATTGCCAAGCGCGATGATAAACTGTGCATTGTTTTCGCGAAGAAGACGCTGCACACCCTTGATCGTATAGCCCTGATCATAGAGCAGATGGCGAATGCCCTTGAGCAATTCGACATCGAGCGGCCGGTAATATCGGCGACCGCCGCCCCGCTTCATAGGCTTGATCTGGGTAAAGCGCGTTTCCCAGAAACGCAGCACATGCTGCGGAAGATCAAGATCATCCGCTACTTCACTGATCGTCCTGAATGCATCAGGGCTCTTGTCCATCCACTTGCCCTTTCCAGTGGTTCAGGTTTCGCCGTTGCGGCGCAACCTCGCCGATCCAGATAGTTCAACTCGCTGCCAACGCGAACGCGTCTGTAACACGAAAGGCGCTTGTTACCATCGGATTTTAGAAGACGGGAGTTAACAAACTCCAGCGTGCGGAAAGACACGGCGCAAACGTCATTCAAAACCGGACGGTGTGCAACACGAACTCTCTCTGAAAAGCCAGCCGCTTTCCAGATTTCAATATCAGCGAAGCGATTCGCTCCACTGAATCCATTATATAATATCAGAGCTTTATAAGCATCCCTTCATGCGAAGCCGAAAGCAGCATGGCCAGTTCGTGGCAAAGGACTATTATGACGGTTGCAACCAACACAAAAAACAGCCGTCCTGCACGCGACCATAAGTCAGGCGCAAAAGGGATGCCAGTTTTACAAGGATGGTGCCAAAACAAAATGCTGCCCGATGGGCAGCATGCTAGTGGTCTGATTCCGACATTTGCATCCCTCGGATATGAGCGCTGAGCAAATGTCGAGATCAAAAAGACCACTGGTAACTTTATGAATCTAGTAGATTTTTCGAGTTTGACGTTTGAAACGTGATCTATATCGGACGGGTATCAAACGTCAAACTCAATCCACTAGCAATTACTTCTGGCTTTTGGTTTCACGCTTCTGATGTTCCTGCAGAATACGCTGCTTGAGAACGTTGGAAGCTTTGAAAGTCATCACACGACGGGGAAGAATTGGAACCTCCTCGCCTGTTTTCGGATTACGGCCAATGCGCTCGTTCTTGTCGCGAACCTGAAATGTCGCAAAAGACGACAACTTCACGGTTTCACCGTTGACGATAGCGTCACAGACTTCATCGAGAATCATCTCGACAAGAGCCGCCGACTCCGTTCTGGAAAGGCCTACCTTCCGGTAAACAGCCTCTGCCAGATCAGCTCGCGTGACCGTCTTACCTCCCATGACCGAACCTGCCTGGTTAGCGTTTGAACAGATAATATCCTTACGTGACAGGACGTTACACAAATAAAAGCGCAACGGTCAAGCCGCGAGTTTCCTCACGGCAGATCAAATTTGTCGCTTACCAGCGCAACAGAACCGCGCCCCACGTGAATCCGCCACCCATTGCCTCCAGAAGAACGAGGTCGCCCTTCTTGATGCGGCCGTCCGCAACGGCGGTCGCGAGCGCCAGTGGAACCGACGCCGCAGACGTGTTGCCGTGGCGATCCACTGTGATGACAACCTTGCCTTCAGCGATATTCAGCTTCTTGGCGGAAGCATCGATAATGCGCTTGTTGGCCTGATGCGGGACGAACCAGTCGATATCCTCGGCTGTAAGGCCGGTTTCCTCGAAAGATGCCTCGATAACGTCCGTAATCATGCCGACTGCATGTTTGAAGACTTCGCGGCCTTCCATGCGGAGGTGACCAACAGTCTGGGTCGTTGACGGGCCGCCATCCACAAAAAGTTTTTCCTTGTGGTTGCCGTCCGAGCGCAGATTGGCGGCGAGAACGCCACGATCCGAGGTCAGCCCGTTACCTTCGGCAGCTTCGAGAACCAATGCGCCGGCACCATCGCCAAACAGAACGCAGGTCGTGCGGTCATTCCAGTCGAGGATGCGCGAGAAGGTTTCCGCGCCGATGACCAGAACGCGCTTCGCCATGCCGCCGCGAATATAGAGATCAGCCGTCGTGATGGCATAGATGAAGCCGCTGCACACGGCCTGCATATCGAAGGCAAAACCCTTGGTGATTCCCAGTTCGCGCTGGATTTCCACGGCACTTGCCGGAAAGGTATGGTTAGGCGTCGAGGTTGCCAGCAGAACAAGATCGATATCAGTCGGCTGCAAGCCGGCATTCTCGATTGCTGCGCGGGCCGCAGCCGTGCCAAGCGAAACCGTGGTTTCGTCATCGCCTGCAATGTGGCGCTCACGGATACCCGTGCGCTGCACGATCCACTCGTCGGAGGTTTCGATAATACCTTCGAAATCGGTATTCTTCATGACCCGCTTCGGCAAAGCCGAACCGATACCCCGCACGACAGATCTTATCATCTCTTATTTCCTGTCCTTACATGCGACCGGCGCGACGAACATTCACGCGCGCAGTCGAAAATTCTGGCCCTACACATACTCGGTAAAAGTTACTTCACCGCTTCGGCGCCGAAAAATAATCGGCAACCGCAAATCTTGTCCAATTCCGTCTTCCGGATGGCATTGCCGGAATTATGCCTTTGCAGCCTCGCCACCATCATTCGATACATGCGGATGACTGTGGTGGAAATGCGCCAGATCAGCCTCGATCTTTTCCAGAAGACGATTTCTCACCATGTCATAGCCGACTTCCACTGCCGAGCAGAAGCCTTCTGCATTGGCGCTGCCATGGCTTTTGATGACGATTCCACTGAGACCGAGGAAGACGCCACCATTGACCTTGTTCGGATCCATCTTTTCGCGCAGGCGATCAAACGCGCCCTTGGCGAAAACATAACCGATTTTGGCAAGCAGCGTCCGGCGCATGGCCTGACGCAGCAGTTCACCCATCTGGCGGGCCGTACCTTCCGCAGCCTTGAGCGCGATATTGCCGGTAAAGCCTTCGGTCACGACCACGTCCACCGTGCCCTTGCCGATATCATTGCCTTCAACAAAACCGGAATAGGCAAGTCCGTCGAGCGGTGTGTCGCGCAGAATCTGACCTGCTTCCTTGATCTCGTCGAGACCCTTTACCTCTTCCGTGCCGACATTCAGGAGCCCGACGGTCGGCTTGCGCACCTCGAACAGGGCCCGCGCCATACCAGCCCCCATAACTGCGTAATCGACGAGCTGGCGCGCATCGGCGCCAATAGTGGCTCCAACGTCAAGCACGATGCTTTCACCGCGCAGTGTTGGCCAGATGCCGGCAATCGCCGGGCGCTCGACATCCGACATCATACGCAGGCAAAATTTGGACATGGCCATCAATGCACCGGTATTACCGGCGGAAATACACGCCTGGGCGTCGCCGGTCTTCACTGCTTCGATGGCCTGCCACATGGAAGATTTACCGCGACCGGCCCGCAGCGCCTGGCTCGGCTTGTCATCCATGCTGATGGCAACCTGGCTCGCGCGGAACTCGGATGCGGCTTTCAGCTTCGGATAACGTGCCAGCACGGGCTCCACCTGTGCGGGGAGACCGAAGAATATGAAGCGGATGTCAGGATGGCGCTCAAGCGCCTTCGCTGCGCCGGGGATGACCACTTCAGGGCCAAAATCACCGCCCATCGCGTCAATCGAAATTTTGATCACTCTTGATTGTTCCTGTGCGATCCCTGCCCCTGCTCTGCTTTTTGCAGCAGACAGGTTTTCGGCGAAAATAGTGTTTTTGCGTTTCCGCACAACCAAATTCTGTCAAACCACTCTGAATTACGGCTTCTTTTGCCATTCTGAAAGCTTCGCAAACGGCGAAACGGGCTTCTCTTCACCGTCGTCGTCCCCGAAAACCTTAGGCTCACTCTCGTCCGGCAAACCCGGCTTGCGAGGATAAGGATCGATGGCGAGATCGAAGAATTCCTCGGCAATTGCGCCGACATCAATCCTGTCGCCGACAAAAACTTCCGGAATGTCCGCGCCTTCGGCATCGAGCAGCATTTCGCCGCTTTCATCAAGCTCAATCCGTGCAAGCCTCGAATTTTCCGGCACGAAAATCGTGTCGACGTCTTCGGCGATGCTGTTGGTCAGCGGCTCGAGCGTCACGATGCAGGACTGAACGATTTCCGCATCGATACGACCCCGCACCCGGATGCCATCCTTTTTCCAGGGCGTAATCAGAAATTCCACAGCAAAGGCATTTACACCCTCAAGCCCATGGGCTGCCGCGAGTGCTGCGCGCTCTTTCTCATCCGTGCCTATTTTCACCGTCACGCCCTTTTGCGGCAGGTGAAGAACCGGAACAGGATAGGTGAGCGCCGGTTTGTCAGTCATTCTCATTGGCCTTTTCAGCATTGTTTTTTGGCGCAAAGTCCATTTGATCCGCATCCATATAGGAAATGTCGCCTGCCGCCAAAGCATCGTCCGCAATTTTTTGCAGCCGGTCACGGCATCCCAGAACATATTCACTTAAATGGTGGGCATGCGGCCAGAATTCGAGGTCGGGGCGGATATTTCGCGTCAGCGCGGCAGCCAGCGCGTCCGCATCATTTGCATCCAACGCCTCCCCATAAGCCGCGACCCGACCGTAGAACATGCGGGCAAGCTTCTTCATGCGCTTCGGGACGCCCTGGTCGCCGATACCGAGTTCGCGCAGCGAATGATCGACATCCTTGAAAAACTCGTCGGCGATTTCCTGTGCCAGATCGGCAAGCGCCTTGTTTTCTCCCCTCATCCGATGCAGGGCAAGGAAAATATGCAGCGAAAGCATTTCATAGCGGCCAAGCGGCGTATCAGGCACCTGAAATTGTGCATAAAACCGTTTTTGCCGCGCCGCCGCCACGATCACCTCGTAAACGCGAAGCATAATTGCCTCGTTTGCTTTCGATTTGCGGCGGAATAGTTGGAGAATCATGTCCGTACGACCGTTCCAGTTGCATAAATAAGCAAGGTGGTTTACCGAAGTTCTCCCGACGGCGAAAGTGCCGCGCTGATTTAGAATGTATGGAGAGGTCTTTGTTGCAGCGAATTTTTCCAAGTGCATCCTCTGGCGTACGCAAGCAGGGTGCCCTTCTCGCAGGCACGGCAATTCTCGTCGCAGTAGCTCTTGCCGGATGTAACACTGCA from Brucella anthropi ATCC 49188 includes the following:
- a CDS encoding YceD family protein → MTDKPALTYPVPVLHLPQKGVTVKIGTDEKERAALAAAHGLEGVNAFAVEFLITPWKKDGIRVRGRIDAEIVQSCIVTLEPLTNSIAEDVDTIFVPENSRLARIELDESGEMLLDAEGADIPEVFVGDRIDVGAIAEEFFDLAIDPYPRKPGLPDESEPKVFGDDDGEEKPVSPFAKLSEWQKKP
- a CDS encoding ubiquinol-cytochrome C chaperone family protein — protein: MILQLFRRKSKANEAIMLRVYEVIVAAARQKRFYAQFQVPDTPLGRYEMLSLHIFLALHRMRGENKALADLAQEIADEFFKDVDHSLRELGIGDQGVPKRMKKLARMFYGRVAAYGEALDANDADALAAALTRNIRPDLEFWPHAHHLSEYVLGCRDRLQKIADDALAAGDISYMDADQMDFAPKNNAEKANEND
- a CDS encoding MerR family transcriptional regulator; this encodes MDKSPDAFRTISEVADDLDLPQHVLRFWETRFTQIKPMKRGGGRRYYRPLDVELLKGIRHLLYDQGYTIKGVQRLLRENNAQFIIALGNGDVQAIEAITRQKQAAADKRAAEEAADNEMALPSGIKAPQPARKLFGLLKGEEDGPIGADGKRPSKDNRSLLQEALFDLLECKRLLDQVR
- a CDS encoding beta-ketoacyl-ACP synthase III, yielding MIRSVVRGIGSALPKRVMKNTDFEGIIETSDEWIVQRTGIRERHIAGDDETTVSLGTAAARAAIENAGLQPTDIDLVLLATSTPNHTFPASAVEIQRELGITKGFAFDMQAVCSGFIYAITTADLYIRGGMAKRVLVIGAETFSRILDWNDRTTCVLFGDGAGALVLEAAEGNGLTSDRGVLAANLRSDGNHKEKLFVDGGPSTTQTVGHLRMEGREVFKHAVGMITDVIEASFEETGLTAEDIDWFVPHQANKRIIDASAKKLNIAEGKVVITVDRHGNTSAASVPLALATAVADGRIKKGDLVLLEAMGGGFTWGAVLLRW
- the plsX gene encoding phosphate acyltransferase PlsX, producing the protein MIKISIDAMGGDFGPEVVIPGAAKALERHPDIRFIFFGLPAQVEPVLARYPKLKAASEFRASQVAISMDDKPSQALRAGRGKSSMWQAIEAVKTGDAQACISAGNTGALMAMSKFCLRMMSDVERPAIAGIWPTLRGESIVLDVGATIGADARQLVDYAVMGAGMARALFEVRKPTVGLLNVGTEEVKGLDEIKEAGQILRDTPLDGLAYSGFVEGNDIGKGTVDVVVTEGFTGNIALKAAEGTARQMGELLRQAMRRTLLAKIGYVFAKGAFDRLREKMDPNKVNGGVFLGLSGIVIKSHGSANAEGFCSAVEVGYDMVRNRLLEKIEADLAHFHHSHPHVSNDGGEAAKA
- a CDS encoding integration host factor subunit alpha, coding for MGGKTVTRADLAEAVYRKVGLSRTESAALVEMILDEVCDAIVNGETVKLSSFATFQVRDKNERIGRNPKTGEEVPILPRRVMTFKASNVLKQRILQEHQKRETKSQK